A genomic stretch from Romeriopsis navalis LEGE 11480 includes:
- a CDS encoding toxin-activating lysine-acyltransferase codes for MVTQGLGTLPRESATDIPNNAVQIERPQPNERELMQQRMQLIGGIIQLMIHSPLHRQYTIEELERRFMPCLLHNQFRYYEIDGSPIGFVNWAWIDDAIEPKYQTGKYELALDEWQGGSNLWFPEMIAPFGHTRHIIQDLRSLRNSLFPGAKLAKSIRLSPVGKLRMGKYRDHPSAS; via the coding sequence ATGGTGACTCAAGGCCTAGGCACATTACCCCGCGAATCCGCGACTGATATTCCCAATAATGCTGTCCAAATCGAACGCCCACAGCCGAATGAACGTGAGCTAATGCAGCAGCGGATGCAATTGATTGGGGGGATTATCCAGTTAATGATCCATTCGCCTTTGCATCGGCAATATACGATCGAGGAACTCGAACGACGGTTCATGCCCTGCTTGCTGCATAATCAGTTCCGCTACTACGAGATTGATGGTTCGCCGATCGGCTTTGTCAACTGGGCTTGGATCGATGATGCAATTGAGCCGAAATATCAAACCGGTAAATATGAGCTGGCATTAGATGAATGGCAGGGTGGCTCAAATCTCTGGTTCCCCGAAATGATTGCGCCCTTTGGTCACACGCGCCACATCATTCAAGACTTGCGTAGTCTCCGCAATAGCCTCTTTCCTGGGGCAAAGTTAGCAAAGTCTATCCGACTATCCCCAGTGGGCAAGCTACGGATGGGCAAGTACCGTGATCATCCATCAGCATCATAA
- a CDS encoding toxin-activating lysine-acyltransferase, protein MLTPESTTATVSASISDNFAAEVLQERPLPNEQEIMQSRLQMLGSIMHLMMHSPLHRIYTANDIEERFIPGLLHDQFRYYEIGGSPVGFVNWAWIDDAVEQKYQTGRYELTLDEWKGGSNLWFPEFIAPFGHTRHMIKDLRAILPKGTPAKALKISPEGELLDISKYRV, encoded by the coding sequence ATGCTCACTCCAGAATCAACTACAGCAACCGTATCCGCATCCATCTCCGATAATTTCGCGGCTGAAGTCCTGCAAGAGCGTCCGCTCCCGAACGAACAAGAGATTATGCAATCCCGGCTGCAAATGCTGGGTTCGATCATGCATTTGATGATGCATTCGCCATTACATCGGATATATACGGCGAATGATATCGAAGAGCGATTTATACCGGGCTTATTGCATGATCAGTTTCGGTATTACGAAATTGGGGGGTCTCCAGTTGGTTTTGTAAACTGGGCCTGGATCGATGATGCGGTTGAGCAGAAATATCAGACGGGGCGATATGAGTTGACTCTGGATGAGTGGAAAGGTGGTTCAAATCTGTGGTTCCCTGAATTTATTGCGCCCTTCGGCCATACTCGCCACATGATTAAAGACTTACGCGCCATCTTGCCAAAAGGCACTCCAGCAAAGGCTTTGAAGATTTCACCTGAAGGTGAGCTACTGGACATAAGTAAGTATCGCGTTTAA
- a CDS encoding beta strand repeat-containing protein, whose product MGKAKSFFRDINNYFNPFYKNGGSGNDNFSIYGAGAAYGNGGNDTLKAYALYVKLSGGSGHDTIKAYSGRGDLYGGSGNDYIEAWGVSNKIRGDSGNDTIRAHAAHNNIDGGSGNDNIRAYGGYNYVRGGSDHDSITAYGGANRIYGDSGNDYIHAAAAGNWLYGGSGNDTIEAYGGYNDVRGDDGNDNLKAYGAGNQVHGGNGNDTIEAAAAGNFLYGGSGDNTITAYGGANVITSGSGSDRIRAYGGANIINSGDATKVITTAGSFSGGSQAKFRIWIPGTTTTTVGSDNIEAAGGANKITSGKGNDVIRAYGGANIINSGSGNDNIHAAGGANIIDSSSGSDVIEALGGANKITSSSGNNRIVAGGLANIITTGSGADRITALGGANIINSGSGNDTINAAGGLNVVTSGAGNDNIEAAGGLNVVISGSGNDKIIGVGLANFFVDTSGNDKMYGLAGGNVFVDTGNGNDEMYAAGGLNVLTKVGNGNTRMVGAGGFNVLTKVGNGNDLLIALGKGNLVTKVGDGSSTIIAAGVANILTSWGDSEDTIVGVGKVNAIIAGGGDDFVVAGGLGNIVFGDSLGISLNNYGAAETQNAGKDAKTNKANAGVDWKNAGNVDLTGAAAGNDIIVGLGKFNGLVAGRGEDIVVVGGLYNFVFGDDIFDFNVNVQIPDFDDFLPDFSGFDFGDLDFNLALPGFDLSGISLPGLDWSGLLDADFSGLIPDLSLDFDFDLPDFNFDFGDFGFGSFDIPNLSLPSFGLPSLNLPSFKVPVLDLDIPSLGIPSLSLPEIALPSLALPDFSDFSFSLPGFGLPDVSLPSLPGLDLAFPHISGFDIDLPSFSLPNFADFAPDLSRFSYNFFQDSGDIIVAAGKLNTVNGGIGDDIMVSAGMTNILFGGLGNDLVIGAGKNNVALGDAGDDLMLIGGKTNISFGGSGDDTIVTAGKTNVSFGGSGKDILVALGKSNYVLGQDGDDILLSLGESNKVLGGAGDDMILAGGKSNFVFGGSGDDIILGIGQSNTIIDDQGDDWLLAAGKNNKFLDLRGDDVVVSLGETNQIYTFAGNDIIFAAGKQNKIDSGSGDDIVVAIGQSNNIKAGDGSDLILAGGKSNTIDAGDGYNVILSYGQSNTIKGGNEKNFFLGGGSGNTIQGGSGKNIFMMAATNDFIGGAAADTFVFDTLDGSDLFNDTPTSGIINITNVGDDATIDKLLFGEGTDINTLRFGQSGDHLSIDIQGSGSQIILQGWYTSAVDRIDEIQVNQGGTLLKSRVDGLVSAWSDYDAGSIDLLGLGGAIATAWSGSSSLS is encoded by the coding sequence GTGGGTAAGGCTAAAAGTTTTTTCCGTGATATCAACAACTACTTCAACCCGTTCTATAAAAATGGTGGTAGTGGCAACGATAATTTCTCAATCTACGGTGCGGGTGCGGCCTATGGTAATGGCGGCAATGACACGCTGAAAGCCTATGCGCTCTATGTCAAGTTGAGCGGTGGTTCTGGCCACGACACGATTAAGGCCTATTCTGGGCGTGGTGACTTATACGGCGGTTCTGGTAACGACTATATTGAAGCCTGGGGCGTCTCTAATAAGATTCGCGGCGACTCAGGCAATGATACGATTCGGGCTCATGCCGCCCACAATAATATCGATGGTGGTAGTGGTAACGATAATATTCGTGCTTATGGTGGTTACAACTATGTCCGGGGTGGTTCGGACCACGATTCTATTACGGCTTATGGTGGTGCCAACCGAATCTATGGTGATTCCGGCAATGATTATATTCATGCTGCTGCTGCTGGTAACTGGCTTTACGGCGGATCAGGCAATGATACAATTGAGGCGTATGGCGGCTATAACGATGTCCGCGGTGATGATGGAAATGACAACCTTAAAGCCTACGGTGCTGGCAACCAGGTCCATGGTGGAAATGGTAATGACACAATCGAAGCAGCAGCGGCTGGCAATTTCCTCTATGGCGGATCGGGTGACAATACCATTACTGCCTATGGTGGTGCCAACGTAATCACTTCCGGGTCAGGGTCTGATAGAATTCGGGCCTATGGCGGAGCAAACATCATTAATTCGGGGGATGCGACAAAGGTCATAACTACTGCAGGATCTTTTAGTGGTGGTAGTCAAGCAAAATTCCGGATTTGGATACCGGGAACCACGACGACAACGGTTGGCAGCGACAATATCGAGGCTGCGGGCGGAGCCAATAAGATCACAAGTGGTAAGGGTAATGATGTAATTCGGGCCTATGGTGGTGCGAATATCATTAATTCCGGATCGGGCAACGATAATATTCATGCTGCAGGCGGTGCGAATATTATTGATTCCAGCTCAGGCAGCGATGTGATTGAAGCGTTAGGCGGGGCCAATAAAATTACTTCCAGTTCCGGTAATAATCGGATTGTTGCTGGCGGCTTAGCCAATATCATTACAACCGGTTCGGGCGCTGATAGAATCACAGCACTCGGTGGTGCTAACATCATCAACTCTGGCTCTGGCAATGACACGATCAACGCCGCCGGTGGCCTCAACGTTGTAACTAGCGGTGCTGGCAACGACAACATTGAGGCCGCCGGCGGCCTCAATGTTGTTATTTCCGGTAGCGGCAACGATAAAATTATTGGGGTCGGTCTGGCGAACTTCTTCGTTGATACCAGCGGCAACGATAAAATGTATGGCCTGGCGGGCGGCAATGTCTTTGTCGATACAGGTAATGGCAACGATGAAATGTATGCTGCTGGCGGCTTGAATGTGCTGACCAAAGTTGGCAATGGCAACACCCGGATGGTGGGTGCTGGAGGCTTTAATGTCCTTACCAAGGTGGGCAATGGGAATGATCTATTGATTGCTTTGGGTAAAGGCAACCTCGTCACTAAAGTGGGTGACGGCAGCTCAACGATAATCGCTGCCGGTGTTGCAAATATCCTCACTTCTTGGGGCGATAGCGAAGATACGATCGTCGGTGTTGGTAAGGTGAATGCGATCATCGCCGGTGGCGGTGATGACTTCGTTGTTGCCGGTGGTTTAGGCAACATCGTTTTCGGTGATTCCCTCGGCATCAGCCTGAATAACTATGGCGCAGCGGAAACCCAGAATGCGGGGAAAGATGCGAAGACCAATAAGGCAAATGCTGGCGTGGACTGGAAAAATGCTGGCAACGTTGATCTAACCGGGGCAGCGGCGGGCAATGACATTATTGTTGGCCTCGGCAAGTTCAATGGTCTCGTTGCAGGCCGAGGTGAGGATATTGTCGTCGTGGGCGGCCTTTACAACTTTGTATTTGGCGATGACATCTTTGACTTTAATGTGAATGTCCAAATCCCTGACTTTGATGACTTCTTGCCCGACTTCAGTGGCTTTGACTTCGGCGACTTAGACTTCAACTTGGCTTTGCCAGGGTTTGATTTGAGTGGGATCTCACTCCCCGGTTTGGATTGGTCCGGCTTACTGGATGCCGATTTCTCCGGGTTAATTCCTGACTTGAGTCTCGACTTCGACTTTGATCTCCCGGATTTCAACTTCGACTTTGGTGACTTTGGCTTTGGGAGCTTTGATATTCCCAACCTCAGCCTGCCGAGCTTTGGCTTGCCGAGTTTGAACTTGCCCAGCTTTAAGGTGCCAGTGCTTGACCTGGATATTCCGTCTCTGGGAATTCCGTCCTTATCCCTGCCAGAAATCGCGTTGCCGAGTTTGGCGCTGCCCGATTTCTCCGACTTTAGCTTTAGCTTACCGGGATTTGGTCTGCCAGATGTCTCGCTACCCAGTCTGCCAGGATTGGATTTAGCCTTCCCTCATATCTCGGGTTTCGACATTGATTTACCGAGCTTCTCCCTGCCAAACTTTGCCGACTTCGCACCGGATCTATCCCGGTTTAGCTACAACTTCTTCCAGGATTCCGGCGACATCATCGTCGCAGCCGGTAAGCTAAATACGGTCAATGGTGGCATTGGCGATGACATCATGGTCAGCGCGGGCATGACGAATATCCTCTTCGGTGGACTCGGCAATGACCTCGTCATCGGTGCTGGTAAGAATAACGTGGCCTTAGGCGATGCCGGTGACGACCTGATGCTGATTGGGGGTAAGACCAACATCAGCTTTGGCGGCAGTGGCGATGACACGATCGTCACTGCCGGTAAGACCAACGTCAGCTTCGGTGGCTCCGGTAAAGACATCTTGGTCGCCTTGGGCAAATCCAACTATGTCTTGGGTCAGGATGGCGATGATATTCTCCTCAGCCTGGGCGAAAGCAACAAGGTGCTAGGTGGTGCGGGTGACGACATGATCCTCGCCGGTGGCAAATCGAATTTCGTCTTTGGTGGTAGTGGTGACGATATTATTCTCGGCATTGGCCAAAGCAATACGATCATCGATGACCAGGGTGATGACTGGCTCCTGGCCGCAGGTAAAAACAACAAGTTCCTTGACCTGCGAGGCGATGATGTTGTCGTTTCCCTGGGTGAAACAAATCAGATTTACACCTTCGCCGGTAACGATATTATCTTCGCGGCAGGTAAGCAAAACAAAATCGATTCCGGTAGTGGCGATGATATTGTCGTTGCCATTGGTCAGAGCAACAACATCAAAGCCGGTGACGGTAGCGACCTGATTCTCGCGGGTGGTAAGTCCAACACGATCGATGCAGGCGATGGCTACAATGTGATTCTCAGCTACGGTCAGAGCAACACCATCAAAGGCGGTAACGAGAAAAACTTCTTCCTCGGTGGTGGCTCCGGCAACACGATCCAAGGCGGTAGCGGCAAGAACATCTTTATGATGGCAGCCACGAACGACTTCATCGGTGGTGCGGCGGCTGATACCTTCGTCTTTGACACCTTAGACGGCAGTGACCTGTTCAATGATACGCCGACTTCTGGCATCATCAATATCACTAACGTCGGTGATGATGCAACGATCGACAAGCTGCTCTTCGGCGAAGGCACTGATATCAATACGCTCCGATTCGGCCAGTCTGGCGATCACTTGAGCATTGATATTCAGGGTTCGGGTTCGCAGATTATCCTGCAGGGTTGGTACACAAGTGCCGTTGATCGCATTGACGAAATTCAGGTTAACCAAGGCGGTACATTACTGAAGTCGCGAGTCGATGGTTTGGTCAGTGCTTGGAGTGATTATGATGCAGGCTCGATTGATCTCTTAGGCCTAGGCGGCGCGATCGCAACTGCTTGGTCTGGCTCTAGCAGCCTCAGCTAA
- a CDS encoding toxin-activating lysine-acyltransferase codes for MSYQSTDTATIDQTLNPENMTEEVLERPLPNEQEIMQQRLKMMGSLTYLMMHSPLHRMYTMNELEERFLPSLLHDQFRYYEINGSPIGFVNWAWIDDVVEQKYMTGKYELTLDEWQGGSNLWFPEFVAPFGHARRMIQDLRKNVLPKGTPAKALKISPEGELIGVSQYRV; via the coding sequence ATGTCTTATCAAAGTACCGATACGGCTACGATCGATCAAACTTTGAACCCAGAAAATATGACCGAAGAAGTGCTAGAGCGGCCGCTGCCCAACGAACAGGAAATTATGCAGCAACGTCTGAAAATGATGGGCTCGCTCACCTACCTAATGATGCATTCACCCTTGCATCGGATGTATACCATGAATGAATTGGAAGAGCGTTTTCTGCCGAGTCTGCTGCACGATCAGTTTCGCTATTATGAAATCAATGGCTCACCGATCGGCTTTGTTAACTGGGCTTGGATTGATGACGTAGTTGAACAAAAATATATGACCGGAAAATACGAGCTGACCTTAGATGAATGGCAAGGTGGCTCAAATCTTTGGTTCCCAGAATTTGTCGCACCGTTTGGTCACGCTCGCCGTATGATTCAGGATCTGCGGAAGAATGTTTTGCCCAAAGGGACACCAGCAAAGGCCTTAAAGATTTCGCCTGAGGGTGAATTGATTGGTGTCAGTCAGTATCGCGTCTAA